One segment of Acidianus sp. HS-5 DNA contains the following:
- the aroF gene encoding 3-deoxy-7-phosphoheptulonate synthase, producing the protein MMLFILKNDSSTLREKIKESSASYKFLDLYGKKLVLVWPDEEAEKINDESIETKVKAKKSYVLTSNEWKKEPTKVNIKDVEIGGDKVVVAAGPCAVESEEQVETVAKAVKRAGASLLRGGAFKPRTSPYSFQGLGEGGLKILRKVSDEVGLPIVTEIMDARDLSLFKQYDIDMLQIGARNSQNFTLLKEVGKFGKPVLLKRGMANTVEEWLQSAEYLLSEGNGNVVLCERGIRTFEKATRFTLDLGGMVAAKMMTHLPMCADPSHPAGKRELVHSLALASVAAGADMLIIEVHPDPENALSDAEQQLTPESFEVLMNRIKALANALGRSA; encoded by the coding sequence ATGATGCTCTTCATTCTTAAGAATGATAGTTCAACATTAAGGGAGAAAATTAAGGAAAGCTCAGCATCTTACAAATTTTTAGATTTATACGGCAAAAAGCTAGTATTAGTATGGCCAGATGAAGAGGCGGAAAAGATTAATGACGAAAGTATAGAAACGAAAGTTAAAGCTAAGAAATCTTATGTCCTAACAAGCAATGAGTGGAAGAAGGAACCTACTAAAGTTAACATAAAGGATGTAGAAATAGGAGGAGATAAGGTAGTAGTAGCGGCAGGCCCTTGTGCTGTAGAATCTGAGGAGCAAGTTGAGACTGTTGCCAAAGCGGTTAAAAGAGCAGGAGCCTCCTTACTTAGAGGAGGAGCATTTAAACCGAGAACTAGTCCCTATTCTTTCCAAGGTTTAGGAGAAGGAGGATTAAAAATATTGAGAAAAGTCAGTGATGAAGTCGGACTACCAATAGTTACTGAAATAATGGATGCAAGGGACTTGTCCTTATTCAAGCAGTATGATATAGATATGTTACAGATAGGAGCTAGGAATTCTCAAAACTTTACATTACTCAAGGAAGTAGGAAAATTCGGTAAACCAGTTTTATTAAAGAGGGGAATGGCTAACACTGTAGAGGAATGGTTACAGAGTGCTGAATATTTATTGTCTGAAGGTAACGGTAATGTAGTACTGTGTGAGAGAGGAATAAGGACTTTTGAAAAAGCTACAAGATTCACTTTAGATCTAGGAGGAATGGTTGCTGCAAAGATGATGACTCATTTACCTATGTGTGCAGATCCTAGTCATCCTGCAGGTAAAAGAGAATTAGTTCATTCCTTAGCATTAGCGTCAGTAGCAGCAGGAGCTGATATGCTAATAATAGAAGTTCATCCAGATCCAGAAAATGCACTTAGCGATGCTGAACAACAATTAACTCCAGAATCCTTTGAGGTGCTAATGAATAGGATTAAAGCTTTAGCTAATGCTTTAGGTAGGTCTGCATGA
- a CDS encoding transketolase — translation MGERDGIPISIDELNKLKAIAERARRNVIKMQFYDHSIHVGSSLSSIEILTTLIFRYIRDAQEKINKDWLILSKGHAAPALYAVLHEKGLIKEEELWKIQAIDGILQGHPEVYIPGVDMSTGSLGQGLSFGIGVATGVKMAKGNGRVFVMMGDGEQDEGEVWEAATHAIARNLDNLIAFIEINGYQLDAKTSEVKPKDFLPEVYKAIGWRTFSCDGHDILSIINAIEEALKARKPAIIFAKTLRGKGFTPIENTKMQRASPDVARQFLLNT, via the coding sequence ATGGGTGAGCGTGATGGAATTCCAATATCAATAGATGAATTAAATAAGTTAAAGGCAATAGCAGAAAGAGCTAGGAGAAATGTTATAAAGATGCAGTTCTATGACCACTCCATACATGTAGGGTCTTCTTTAAGTAGTATAGAAATTTTAACTACGCTAATCTTCAGATACATAAGAGATGCTCAAGAAAAGATAAATAAAGATTGGTTAATATTAAGCAAAGGTCATGCAGCTCCAGCGCTATATGCAGTACTTCATGAGAAAGGTTTAATTAAAGAAGAAGAATTATGGAAGATCCAGGCAATTGATGGCATATTGCAGGGTCATCCTGAAGTCTACATTCCTGGAGTTGATATGTCTACTGGAAGTTTAGGTCAAGGATTAAGTTTCGGTATAGGAGTTGCTACAGGTGTAAAAATGGCAAAAGGTAATGGTAGAGTATTTGTAATGATGGGTGACGGAGAACAAGATGAAGGTGAAGTATGGGAAGCAGCTACTCACGCAATCGCAAGAAACCTTGATAATCTAATTGCATTTATAGAGATTAACGGCTATCAGCTTGATGCAAAAACTTCTGAAGTGAAACCTAAGGATTTCCTTCCAGAAGTTTATAAGGCTATAGGATGGAGAACATTCTCATGTGATGGGCACGATATACTCAGCATAATTAATGCAATAGAAGAAGCATTAAAGGCAAGAAAACCTGCAATAATTTTCGCAAAAACACTCAGGGGTAAAGGTTTTACTCCAATTGAAAATACTAAAATGCAAAGGGCGAGTCCAGATGTTGCAAGGCAGTTTCTACTCAATACGTGA
- a CDS encoding 50S ribosomal protein L16 — MPLRPGKCYRHFSGPAYTRKEYIPGVPMPKITKFTMGTANKDYDYEIRMIVKEIGQIRHNALEAARVMALKRISKLVGNETDFFLWVLKYPHHVLRENKMMAFAGADRLQDGMRLSFGKPIGTAVRIVKQGDVLMLLRVKKEHLAFAKEAFEIAAKKLPLDVEILITPLKQEAKSQ; from the coding sequence ATGCCGTTAAGACCAGGTAAATGTTACAGGCACTTCTCCGGGCCAGCCTATACTAGAAAGGAATACATACCAGGTGTACCAATGCCAAAAATTACAAAATTCACTATGGGTACTGCAAATAAGGATTACGATTATGAGATAAGGATGATTGTAAAAGAGATAGGACAAATAAGGCACAATGCATTGGAAGCTGCTAGAGTAATGGCTCTAAAGAGGATTTCAAAACTAGTAGGAAACGAAACTGATTTCTTCCTATGGGTGCTGAAATATCCGCACCATGTTTTGAGGGAGAACAAAATGATGGCTTTCGCTGGGGCAGATAGATTACAAGATGGAATGAGGTTATCATTCGGCAAACCTATAGGAACTGCAGTAAGGATAGTAAAGCAGGGAGACGTGTTAATGCTATTGAGAGTTAAAAAAGAACACTTAGCCTTTGCAAAAGAAGCTTTCGAAATAGCAGCTAAAAAACTGCCGTTAGATGTAGAAATACTTATTACTCCCTTAAAGCAGGAGGCAAAAAGTCAGTGA
- a CDS encoding KEOPS complex subunit Pcc1, translating to MRAEISIQIQNRYAKEIINSLKVDNINIPKGMEIEMNYNENCADIKISMEISSPKDILTLRNTADEILEHANLAINILENKRIA from the coding sequence TTGAGAGCTGAAATTAGTATACAAATACAAAATCGATATGCAAAAGAAATAATAAACAGTCTAAAAGTAGATAATATAAACATACCGAAAGGCATGGAAATCGAAATGAATTACAACGAAAATTGTGCTGATATAAAAATATCAATGGAAATTTCCTCCCCTAAAGATATATTAACTTTGAGAAACACTGCTGATGAAATTCTCGAGCATGCAAATTTAGCTATAAACATCCTAGAAAATAAGAGGATAGCTTAA
- a CDS encoding HesA/MoeB/ThiF family protein: protein MDRFSRQLLALGIDVQDRIMNAKVLIAGCGALGSSIAELLVRLGVKELKIVDADVVELSNLHRTHIFTEKDIMKPKIIACKEYLEKINSEVKIEPIFDIIDETNAENLVKDVDVVFDGLDNVNYRLILNDACVKYGKPLIYAGISGEYGNAKLVIPEKTSCLSCFLQPLDIRNACDIIGTTTVVPNFLASIQVQLFINYLRGYSKDELILVDLKELRIDKINMNRNPKCEACSLHEYKYLKNMEINCGLTRVEKAEGDKIFSSNGTELYKCNGDYIICYNQKCFKKRIA from the coding sequence ATGGATAGGTTTTCTAGGCAGTTATTGGCCCTTGGAATTGACGTTCAAGATAGAATTATGAACGCTAAAGTCTTGATTGCGGGTTGCGGAGCTTTAGGTAGTTCTATTGCAGAACTTTTAGTCAGATTAGGAGTAAAAGAATTAAAGATTGTAGATGCTGACGTTGTAGAATTGAGCAATTTACATAGAACTCATATTTTTACTGAAAAAGATATAATGAAACCTAAGATTATTGCTTGTAAAGAATATTTAGAGAAGATAAACTCTGAAGTGAAAATTGAGCCAATTTTCGACATCATAGATGAAACTAATGCTGAAAACCTTGTAAAAGATGTTGACGTTGTTTTTGATGGACTGGACAACGTAAATTATAGGCTTATCCTTAATGATGCATGCGTAAAATACGGAAAACCTTTGATTTATGCAGGAATTTCTGGAGAATATGGCAATGCTAAATTAGTTATTCCTGAAAAGACTTCATGCTTATCATGCTTTTTGCAACCATTAGATATTAGAAACGCTTGTGATATAATTGGAACTACTACTGTGGTTCCTAATTTCTTAGCATCCATTCAAGTTCAGTTGTTTATAAACTATTTAAGAGGTTATTCTAAAGATGAATTAATACTTGTAGATTTGAAAGAACTCAGAATCGATAAAATTAATATGAACAGAAATCCGAAATGCGAGGCTTGTTCTCTTCACGAATATAAATATTTAAAAAACATGGAAATAAATTGTGGTTTAACTAGGGTTGAAAAGGCTGAAGGCGATAAGATATTTTCCTCTAACGGTACTGAATTATATAAGTGTAACGGCGATTATATCATTTGCTATAACCAAAAATGTTTTAAAAAGAGGATAGCGTAA
- a CDS encoding transketolase family protein has protein sequence MLQGSFYSIREAFGRTLTKLGEEDKDIVVITADVGDSTRALYFREKFPDRYFNVGISEQDMVNFAAGLAAVGKKPVVADFAMFTMRAWEQIRNTSGRMRLNVKFTVTHSGYSDSGDGSSHQALEDIALMRTIPNFKVVVPADAAEVERSLPVIINEQGPIYYRMGREYSPSITAGMDYKFEIGKAYVLKDGDDLAIMGAGVVLWDALKAAEELEKMGISTAVINVPTIKPMDENTIEYYARKTGRIVTVEEHTIYGGVGSAIAEVVVQKYPVSMRFVGSTTFGRSARSERELLDYYGINAENIIKKALELMK, from the coding sequence ATGTTGCAAGGCAGTTTCTACTCAATACGTGAAGCTTTCGGAAGGACATTAACGAAGCTAGGAGAAGAAGATAAGGACATTGTAGTAATTACTGCGGACGTTGGAGATTCTACTAGAGCTTTATACTTCAGAGAAAAGTTCCCAGATAGGTACTTTAATGTAGGTATTTCAGAGCAAGATATGGTGAATTTTGCCGCAGGGTTAGCTGCTGTAGGCAAAAAACCGGTAGTTGCTGATTTTGCAATGTTTACCATGAGAGCATGGGAGCAAATAAGGAATACGTCAGGGAGGATGCGCCTTAACGTTAAGTTTACGGTAACTCATTCAGGCTATAGTGATAGTGGGGACGGATCTAGTCACCAAGCGTTAGAAGACATAGCATTAATGAGGACTATACCTAACTTTAAAGTGGTTGTTCCTGCAGATGCAGCTGAAGTTGAGAGAAGTCTTCCAGTAATTATCAATGAGCAAGGGCCTATATATTATAGAATGGGTAGAGAATATTCTCCATCTATAACTGCAGGCATGGATTACAAGTTTGAAATAGGCAAGGCTTATGTTTTGAAGGATGGAGATGACTTAGCAATAATGGGAGCTGGAGTAGTATTATGGGACGCTTTAAAGGCTGCAGAAGAACTGGAAAAGATGGGAATTTCAACTGCAGTAATTAACGTTCCGACGATTAAGCCCATGGACGAGAATACTATAGAATACTATGCTAGGAAAACTGGCAGAATAGTTACAGTAGAGGAGCACACAATATACGGAGGAGTTGGTTCCGCTATTGCTGAAGTTGTAGTGCAAAAATATCCTGTATCAATGAGGTTTGTAGGAAGTACTACTTTCGGAAGATCTGCAAGAAGCGAAAGAGAATTATTGGACTACTATGGCATAAACGCTGAGAACATTATTAAGAAGGCATTAGAGTTGATGAAATGA
- a CDS encoding chorismate mutase — MSELENLRKEIEEIDENIIKLLARRFQVSQEIGKIKKEKGLPITDENRESKVKENWITFARKYGIPETFVESFLTMIFSYSKLYQINPKSKRRIVIIGYGGMARSLSSLFKISGQEVVITGRNLKKADALSSEFNFVTMSINSALSWGEIIISTLPPSAYFSDFMDEAYKKIKGKIFMDITSSKAKIFDDIECKSIKYDFMYLSIHPLFGPYLYPVGEKVVLIPSKTSNSVVKNIYEFFIDNGLVPLISNLKDHEKAMSIVQVLPHFYLLALSSGIQELSKELGVDFRKYETTNFREVYKIISRVNEIKNVILEIQENNPYAEKAREFGVRELNNLYTQLMGKKNDALHS, encoded by the coding sequence ATGAGCGAACTCGAAAATTTGAGAAAAGAAATAGAAGAAATTGATGAAAATATAATAAAACTATTAGCTAGGAGGTTTCAAGTTTCGCAGGAAATCGGTAAAATAAAAAAGGAAAAAGGTCTTCCGATAACTGATGAAAATAGGGAATCTAAGGTTAAAGAAAATTGGATAACATTTGCCAGAAAATACGGTATTCCTGAAACGTTCGTTGAATCGTTTTTAACAATGATTTTTTCATATTCTAAATTATATCAAATAAATCCTAAATCTAAAAGAAGAATTGTAATTATTGGTTACGGTGGCATGGCAAGGTCACTTTCCTCGCTTTTCAAAATATCTGGACAAGAAGTAGTAATAACTGGGAGAAATTTGAAAAAAGCAGATGCACTTTCTTCTGAATTTAATTTTGTAACAATGAGCATAAATTCTGCTTTAAGCTGGGGAGAAATTATAATATCAACTTTACCTCCATCTGCATATTTTTCCGATTTTATGGACGAGGCTTATAAAAAGATTAAAGGCAAAATTTTTATGGATATAACATCATCAAAAGCGAAAATTTTTGATGACATAGAATGTAAATCGATAAAATATGATTTCATGTATTTATCGATTCATCCTCTTTTTGGTCCTTATTTGTATCCTGTAGGTGAAAAGGTTGTTTTAATTCCTTCTAAGACTTCAAATTCCGTTGTAAAAAATATTTACGAATTCTTTATAGATAACGGTTTAGTTCCTTTAATTTCCAATTTGAAAGATCACGAAAAAGCAATGAGTATAGTCCAGGTTTTACCGCATTTTTACTTGTTAGCCCTATCTTCAGGAATTCAAGAGCTTTCGAAAGAGCTCGGCGTAGATTTTAGAAAATATGAAACTACAAATTTTAGGGAAGTATATAAAATTATTAGTAGAGTAAACGAAATTAAAAATGTCATTTTGGAAATTCAAGAAAACAACCCTTATGCCGAGAAGGCAAGAGAATTTGGAGTAAGAGAATTAAATAACTTGTACACTCAATTAATGGGGAAGAAAAATGATGCTCTTCATTCTTAA
- the dph2 gene encoding diphthamide biosynthesis enzyme Dph2 — MNYFFDENKVIEEIKKRNARKVLLQFPEGLRYFSTEIVSALENRLKDVEFVISGESSWGACDIAEDEAEILGVDLIIHFGHTPYTWYYPKFPTVFIPTESNLKIEEKAINDAKELAKKYHPRKISLSATIQHAKLLPELKEHFNEFQVEIGKPSNPFMLDGQVLGCDYKAIPSDVDLHINISGGEFHALGIGLYTGKPVINIDPYTERAEDLTDEINKILKIRYSKIMQALDAKTWVIIQGIKVGQNRPLMVKYFEKKLKEKGYTVYVISNKVLSVDSLRNIDRSYIDAYIVTSCPRLPTDDLYNFEKPVLTPGEARMVINNKLEPYIFPW, encoded by the coding sequence GTGAATTATTTTTTTGACGAGAATAAGGTAATAGAGGAAATAAAAAAGAGGAACGCAAGAAAAGTTTTGTTACAATTTCCTGAAGGGTTAAGATATTTTTCAACTGAAATTGTTTCCGCATTAGAAAATAGATTAAAAGATGTAGAATTCGTTATTTCAGGAGAATCAAGCTGGGGAGCCTGCGATATAGCAGAAGATGAAGCAGAAATACTAGGTGTAGATTTAATTATACACTTTGGACACACGCCTTACACATGGTATTACCCAAAGTTTCCAACAGTATTCATACCTACTGAAAGCAATTTAAAAATTGAAGAAAAAGCGATAAATGACGCTAAAGAGCTAGCTAAAAAATATCACCCCAGAAAAATTTCATTATCAGCTACTATACAACATGCAAAGCTCTTGCCAGAATTAAAAGAACACTTTAACGAATTTCAAGTAGAAATAGGAAAACCTTCTAATCCCTTTATGCTAGACGGTCAAGTATTGGGTTGCGATTATAAAGCTATACCTTCAGACGTGGATCTTCACATTAATATTTCGGGCGGCGAATTTCATGCTTTAGGAATAGGACTTTACACCGGAAAGCCAGTAATTAATATTGATCCTTATACAGAAAGGGCAGAAGACTTGACTGACGAAATTAACAAAATTCTAAAGATAAGGTATTCAAAAATAATGCAAGCTCTTGATGCAAAAACATGGGTTATAATTCAAGGAATTAAGGTAGGGCAAAATAGGCCTCTAATGGTAAAGTATTTTGAAAAGAAGTTGAAAGAAAAAGGATATACAGTTTATGTTATAAGTAATAAGGTACTTAGCGTAGATTCCTTAAGAAATATTGACAGGAGTTATATAGACGCTTACATAGTAACATCTTGTCCTAGATTACCTACTGATGATTTATATAATTTCGAAAAGCCGGTGCTAACCCCAGGAGAGGCTAGAATGGTTATAAATAATAAGTTAGAACCATATATTTTCCCTTGGTAA
- a CDS encoding DNA-directed RNA polymerase subunit L — protein MQIKVLKSTDTYAEIEIEGEEHTLGNLIAGSLRKVEGVIYASYYQPHPLITSIVLKLMTNGEIKPMDAIKKAIEIAENYTNKYLEEIKKIE, from the coding sequence ATGCAAATTAAAGTATTAAAATCTACAGATACTTATGCAGAAATTGAAATTGAAGGAGAAGAACATACTTTAGGTAATCTTATAGCAGGAAGCTTAAGGAAAGTCGAAGGAGTAATTTATGCTTCATATTATCAGCCCCACCCGTTAATTACTTCAATAGTATTAAAACTCATGACTAATGGAGAAATTAAACCAATGGACGCAATTAAGAAAGCTATAGAAATTGCAGAAAATTATACTAATAAATACTTAGAGGAAATAAAGAAAATTGAATAA
- a CDS encoding single-stranded DNA exonuclease — MENFIKEPTLEEAKKLIESINKEESICIKIPYNVDAILSASLILKYMEKSSAISFSSTNCELEFIQNNGGKSIRFKNTEVFIGNSSFSSVIPITTDDILPILTGISSDAILERRNFTDWEVSVMKNSENLGVTIEKNLKIPSYHNAPIFLSLIESFDPYIPTITGNRENSISLINEIGIDELSKLTELNEGTLNTLIFKVVSLIMKINPKVTRDDIITDRVFYLDYDSLELAFSFIYFLDNLGSKILVDFALNPPIARILINKFREIISKGFSIGAINEDKKFFIVDSNLKSPTLLQIILLQEQKIRKDKPIAIKDGNKLLSSRYFINTEKEGLIEVES, encoded by the coding sequence ATGGAGAACTTTATAAAAGAGCCGACCCTTGAAGAAGCAAAGAAACTAATAGAAAGTATTAATAAAGAAGAAAGCATATGCATAAAAATTCCTTATAATGTTGATGCAATACTTTCTGCCTCTTTAATTTTAAAATACATGGAAAAATCTTCCGCGATATCATTTTCCTCTACCAATTGTGAATTAGAATTTATTCAAAATAATGGAGGTAAGTCTATTAGATTCAAAAATACTGAAGTGTTTATAGGAAATTCTTCTTTTTCGTCTGTAATTCCAATAACTACTGATGATATTCTGCCCATCTTAACTGGAATTTCATCAGACGCTATACTTGAAAGGAGGAATTTTACGGACTGGGAAGTCTCAGTTATGAAGAATTCCGAAAATTTGGGAGTAACTATTGAGAAAAACTTAAAAATTCCTTCTTATCATAACGCTCCGATTTTCCTTTCACTTATCGAGTCATTTGATCCTTATATACCTACAATTACTGGAAATAGAGAGAATTCAATATCACTAATAAATGAAATAGGAATAGATGAACTCTCTAAATTAACAGAACTTAATGAAGGAACTTTAAACACATTGATCTTCAAGGTTGTAAGCTTAATAATGAAGATAAATCCAAAAGTCACTAGAGATGATATAATAACTGATAGAGTCTTCTACCTGGATTATGATTCATTAGAGCTTGCCTTTTCTTTCATTTATTTCCTAGACAACTTAGGCTCAAAAATTTTGGTAGATTTTGCTTTAAATCCGCCCATAGCAAGGATATTAATCAATAAATTTAGAGAAATTATAAGTAAAGGTTTTTCAATAGGAGCTATAAACGAGGATAAAAAATTCTTTATTGTAGATAGTAATCTAAAATCACCTACCCTTTTACAGATAATTCTATTGCAAGAGCAAAAGATAAGGAAGGATAAGCCAATAGCAATAAAAGACGGTAACAAGTTATTATCATCAAGGTATTTTATTAACACTGAAAAAGAAGGCTTGATAGAAGTTGAGAGCTGA
- a CDS encoding exosome complex RNA-binding protein Csl4, which yields MKNQGEITFPGELLGVIEEFSAGEGSYEEDGNVRSSTIGKVFYDMINRRSNVLSPKKSIMINLRKAKYVYGIVNLIKEDVANVDIVSVEEKFITPISGLLHISQISNKRINSILDAIRLGDVIRAKPLTFVPPISLTIKPKDLGVIFAQCSICGHMMVKLDEEHLKCVYCGNVEQRKVGNYMVRKYAN from the coding sequence ATGAAAAACCAAGGAGAGATAACTTTCCCTGGAGAATTACTAGGTGTGATTGAAGAGTTTTCTGCAGGTGAAGGATCCTATGAGGAAGACGGAAATGTCAGATCATCGACTATAGGAAAAGTATTTTACGATATGATAAACAGGAGGAGTAATGTACTCTCTCCTAAAAAATCTATAATGATAAACTTGAGAAAAGCGAAATACGTTTACGGAATAGTGAACTTAATAAAGGAAGACGTTGCTAACGTTGATATTGTAAGCGTGGAAGAAAAATTCATAACTCCTATTTCTGGACTTTTACATATTTCTCAAATAAGCAATAAAAGGATAAATTCGATTTTAGATGCAATAAGACTGGGAGATGTAATAAGGGCAAAACCTTTAACGTTTGTACCTCCCATTAGTTTGACAATAAAACCTAAGGATCTTGGAGTAATCTTTGCCCAGTGCTCAATTTGCGGGCATATGATGGTTAAATTAGATGAGGAACACTTAAAATGTGTATATTGCGGTAATGTAGAACAGAGAAAAGTAGGAAACTACATGGTGAGGAAATATGCAAATTAA
- a CDS encoding transcription factor S: MKFCPKCHSMMVPRKINGKNVYKCLKCGYEEEMKSSEVITTKIKHSETEKTLVLEEEEMPQGAQKIKGVICPNCKNDEAYFWILQTRAADEPATRFYKCTKCGKVWREYE, from the coding sequence ATGAAGTTCTGTCCCAAATGTCATTCTATGATGGTACCTAGAAAAATTAATGGTAAAAATGTATATAAATGTCTAAAATGCGGATATGAAGAAGAAATGAAATCTTCAGAAGTAATAACTACAAAGATAAAGCACTCAGAAACTGAAAAAACCTTGGTTTTAGAAGAAGAAGAGATGCCACAAGGAGCACAAAAAATAAAAGGAGTAATATGCCCCAACTGCAAAAACGATGAAGCCTACTTCTGGATATTACAGACCAGAGCTGCAGATGAGCCCGCAACAAGGTTTTACAAATGTACTAAATGCGGTAAGGTCTGGAGAGAATACGAGTAA
- a CDS encoding flippase-like domain-containing protein, whose product MNWKNIITVILPFLALLIYSLIFHVNIILALDKINYIVILSFLTAYILQMSIIALRDKYIAEVSYKNAFKARLFGNASSLLIPGWAGQELARAAIYNLEKKNLIESLSLSIAEAPFDVISGAILFIAILPLKFYYLEFLYILVALGNIVGWSIGITYVYSTAGKHVETEKRLMRLIKIDQYYFLLLQGKDSIKNSIGNKKFTMYMALSFLGYLVLSAGLYPLIPNYFYDVLVTMAYFAATLFPIPGASGVSELALAIVIPSSYVFDIVILEYASYALGSIFLREISFSELKKDIDKIKKDGELYKRADP is encoded by the coding sequence ATGAATTGGAAAAACATCATCACAGTAATACTGCCTTTTCTAGCGTTGCTCATTTACTCATTAATATTCCATGTAAATATAATTCTGGCACTAGATAAAATTAATTATATAGTGATATTAAGCTTTTTAACGGCATATATACTACAAATGTCTATTATTGCATTAAGAGATAAATATATTGCAGAGGTATCCTATAAAAACGCATTTAAAGCCAGATTATTCGGCAATGCAAGCTCACTGTTAATTCCAGGCTGGGCAGGACAGGAACTAGCAAGGGCTGCTATTTATAATTTAGAAAAAAAGAATTTAATAGAAAGTTTAAGCTTATCTATTGCAGAAGCCCCTTTCGACGTTATTTCCGGTGCAATATTATTTATAGCCATACTTCCGCTAAAATTCTATTATCTTGAGTTTCTGTATATTTTAGTGGCATTGGGCAATATAGTAGGATGGAGTATAGGTATAACTTACGTTTATTCAACCGCAGGAAAACATGTTGAAACGGAAAAGAGGCTAATGAGACTAATAAAAATAGATCAGTATTATTTCCTTTTACTACAAGGAAAGGATAGTATAAAAAACTCAATAGGAAATAAGAAATTTACAATGTATATGGCCTTGTCTTTTCTAGGATATTTAGTGTTAAGCGCTGGTTTATATCCTCTAATTCCTAACTATTTTTACGATGTCCTAGTAACAATGGCTTACTTTGCGGCTACTCTCTTCCCTATACCTGGAGCCTCAGGAGTATCAGAATTAGCATTAGCTATAGTAATTCCTTCTTCTTACGTTTTCGATATAGTTATACTAGAATATGCCAGTTATGCTCTAGGTTCTATTTTCCTGAGGGAAATCAGTTTTAGTGAACTTAAAAAAGATATAGATAAAATAAAGAAAGATGGAGAACTTTATAAAAGAGCCGACCCTTGA